In the Geoalkalibacter sp. genome, CCCCGGTCTTGTCCACCACCGCCCCCACCGAGTAGATGAATCCGGCAAACAGCGCCGCCAGCACCGGCGGTTCGCTCAGACTGCGAAAGGGGCGCAGCACCTCGTGCAGGGACAGCCCGCGCAACTGGATGCTGTAGGCGCCCGCGGCGATCAGGGCGATGCCGAGAAAGCCCAGGAGGGACAGGCGTTCGCCGAAGAACAGCAGGCCCCACACCGGCACATAGAGCATGGAGGTCTGCGCCAGCGGATAGGTCAGGGACAAATCGCCGTCGCGGTAGGCGCGACCATTGAACAGGTGATAGAGCACGAAGCACAGCCCGCCGCCGGCGCCGAGCAGCAGAATTTTGAGATCGGGCACCGGGAAAGCGCCGGGCAGAAAGAGGAGCACGAGATTGAGCAGCAGCCCAGAGCTGATGAACATCCACCAGATGAACACGGTCTTGTCGACGCTGCGCTTGACCAGCAGGTTCCACAGGGCGTGCATAAAGGCGCTGAAGAGGATGAGAAAAAAGGCCAGATCGCTCATCGGCGCAGTTTACTCCAGAATGGGAACAAGACAAAGGAAGGAAAGTGGCCTCGACGTGATTGTTGACAAATCGGCGTCGAAGGGCAGAATTCAAAAAGCACTTCCATGGGACGCGGATCAACGCGGATTTCCCAGGATCAAGACCGATTATTGAACCGCCCTGATCCCGCCTTTTCCGCGTTGATCCGCGTCCCAATGATCTTGCTTTTCTCCTCGGGGGTAATGACATGAGCGACTATCGTATTGAAAAGGATTCCATGGGCGAGATGCGGGTGCCGGCCGCTGCCCTCTACGGCGCGCAGACCGCGCGCGCGGTGGAGAATTTTCCCGTCTCCGGCCTGCGCCTGCCGCGCCCCTTCATCCGTGCCCTGGGGCAGATCAAGGAGGGCGCGGCGCGCGCCAATCTGGAACTGGGCCTGCTCGACAAGGAAATCGCCCTGGCGATCATGGAAGCGGCCGAGGAAGTGATCATCGGCGAGTTGGACGCGCACTTCGTGGTCGATGTGTTCCAGACCGGCTCGGGCACCAGCACCAACATGAACGCCAACGAGGTCATCGCCGCGCGCGCCGCGCAGCTGCTCGAAGCTGCGCCCGGCGAACACCCGGTGCACCCCAACGACCACGTCAACCTCGGCCAGTCGAGCAACGACGTCTTTCCCAGCGCCCTGCACCTGGCGGCGGCGGTGGAGGTGCGCCAGCGCCTGATTCCCGCTCTGTTCGAGTTGCAGGAAGCGCTGGGCGAAAAAGCCGGCGCCTTCGACGACATCGTCAAGATCGCGCGCACCCATCTGCAGGATGCCGTGCCCATCCGCCTCGGCCAGGTGTTTTCCGGTTACGCGCGCCAGGTGGGCCTCTCCATCCGGCGGCTGGAGGGCGCCTCCAACGGCCTGAACGAATTGCCCCTGGGCGGCACGGCGGTGGGCACCGGCCTCAACACCCACCCGGAGTTCGCCGCCAAGGTCATCGCCGGGCTGGCCCAGGTCAGCGGCCTGCCCCTGCGCGAGGCGGCCAATCACTTCGAGGCGCAGGCGAGCCGCGACGCGGTGGTCAACCTGAGCGGCGCCCTGAAGGCCTGCG is a window encoding:
- a CDS encoding EamA family transporter, with product MSDLAFFLILFSAFMHALWNLLVKRSVDKTVFIWWMFISSGLLLNLVLLFLPGAFPVPDLKILLLGAGGGLCFVLYHLFNGRAYRDGDLSLTYPLAQTSMLYVPVWGLLFFGERLSLLGFLGIALIAAGAYSIQLRGLSLHEVLRPFRSLSEPPVLAALFAGFIYSVGAVVDKTGVMIYPPFHFTYLLVMFMLVFMSANLLRPRYRGRVLGEWRRSRHLILISGPVMMGSFLTFRYGLQLAPVSYAVPVRQVSLLIGVLIGVLFLRESCGRIRFAAALLILAGACLIRLG
- a CDS encoding class II fumarate hydratase yields the protein MSDYRIEKDSMGEMRVPAAALYGAQTARAVENFPVSGLRLPRPFIRALGQIKEGAARANLELGLLDKEIALAIMEAAEEVIIGELDAHFVVDVFQTGSGTSTNMNANEVIAARAAQLLEAAPGEHPVHPNDHVNLGQSSNDVFPSALHLAAAVEVRQRLIPALFELQEALGEKAGAFDDIVKIARTHLQDAVPIRLGQVFSGYARQVGLSIRRLEGASNGLNELPLGGTAVGTGLNTHPEFAAKVIAGLAQVSGLPLREAANHFEAQASRDAVVNLSGALKACATALFKIANDIRLLGSGPRCGLGELELPAVQPGSSIMPGKVNPVMAESLMQVCAQVIGNDAAITLGGLGGNFELNTMMPLMSHNLLQSIELLSNAARLFGTRCIRELKADRARCEGLVEESLAMVTALAPALGYDQAAAIAKQAWEQKKTVRAVVREKQLLGEEELARLLDPRPMTEPGIPGKTR